A single window of Crassostrea angulata isolate pt1a10 chromosome 8, ASM2561291v2, whole genome shotgun sequence DNA harbors:
- the LOC128161806 gene encoding uncharacterized protein LOC128161806 isoform X1, protein MLEYSLARLFFLILCVSKASDACYYSYYYSYYYCSYYSSDTSLSGGAWAGIVVGMIIFSGIVAAIIFYLVCKNVCPGKSPFSRHLGRTRVVNIPGLVSSNNTAPVQNATLSQQHAYPPITVTSGPRKSLFSGLLSGHFGRTHVINIPGLVSSNNTAPVQNATLSQQHAYPPNTVNDGIGQGSSFQYGQLPNQYGVPPPVYNTNIGSAPPPKYSSMFR, encoded by the exons GTGTGTCGAAGGCGTCAGATGCTTGCTATTACAGTTACTACTATAGCTACTACTACTGCTCTTACTATTCTTCGGATACTAGTTT AAGCGGCGGTGCCTGGGCTGGAATCGTAGTAGGGATGATAATATTTTCTGGGATTGTAGCTGCCATTATTTTCTATCTTGTATGCAAGAATGTATGCCCTGGGAAATCACCTTTTAGCCGCCACCTCGGGCGTACTCGTGTAGTCAATATACCGGGTTTGGTTTCTAGTAACAACACAG CTCCAGTTCAAAACGCAACTCTTTCTCAACAACACGCTTATCCGCCCATTACAGTAACCTCTGGTCCTCGGAAATCACTTTTTAGCGGCCTTTTAAGCGGCCACTTCGGGCGTACTCATGTAATCAATATACCGGGTTTGGTTTCTAGTAACAACACAG CTCCAGTTCAAAACGCAACTCTTTCTCAGCAACACGCTTATCCGCCCAATACGGTAAACGATGGTATAGGTCAGGGTTCATCCTTTCAGTACGGACAGCTCCCCAACCAATACGGAGTACCTCCCCCTGTCTACAATACCAACATCGGATCTGCACCCCCACCAAAATACTCTTCCATGTTTCGATGA